GTGATCCGTCGCCGGTCATGCCCGGCTTGCACTTCACCTGGTAGTCGCCGGCGACCAGGTCCACAGTGCGTGCAGGACTTACCGGTGATGACGCTCTCCACCTCGCCCATCACGTCACCGTCGCCGTTAGGGACGTATCCGTCCGACACCTTCTTACCGTCGTTGGTGAACTCGAAGCCCACCTTGCCCGGCCTCGATGATGTCGTTCTCGAGCGTGCAGGCGTCGTCAGTGCCGATGACCGTGGCCAGGATATCTGCCGCTTCACCCGAACAGGCGGACATCAATTGCGCTGGCAGTGATCAGGGCGACAGCAAGGGACCCGGCTTGGCGCAGGTGGACTTCAACATGGGCGCTCCGGAGGGGATGTGGACAGGGTCGGTGTGCGACTGCCGCCGATTGGGGCGACGGCGAGGGCGGTGTCGGCCTGGACCGGCGATAGGCTCGCCGGTCGACGGCTCTGAGGCTGCGGGCTGCCGCAGGGAACAGGAACATCGTCGGGACGAGGTAGCCGACGTAGGTGATCACCTCCGGCTACGGTCATCTGCGGGCCGAGGTTGAAGATGCCGCCAACCACGGCGCCGTACCAGCTTGGTGACGTCGTAACCCTGCAGGTCCCAGGCCAGCGTGTTGAGGCCGGGCACGATACCCCGCCTCCTGCGGGTCAATGCACCCGTGAGCGAAACACCCCCGCAGCGATCACGATCAGCGCGGCACCGGTGAACTTGAAGAACGCCGCCAGTTCCTTCGCACCGTGCCGCGATAGATGAAGACGCCGGCGACGACCACCGATGCCAATGCCGAGCACGGCGCCGATCGCCGGCGCTGCCCCCGCCCCTTGGGCCTGAAAGGTCGGGTAGAGGAACGGGGCCGGTTTCGAGGCCCTCCCTATCGACGGCCAGCAGCGCCGCCAGGAACACTCCGGCAGCGCCCGGCGGGGGCGGCTTCCATCTTTCCGTGCAGGTCGCCCTTGATCGTGCGCGAGGCCCGCTTCATCAGAACACCATCCAGGTGACGAACCCGACCGCCACGATCGACAGGATCTCGCCGAAGGCCTCCTGGGCCTCGAAGCTCATCGAGGCCGAGGTGAAATGCAACACCGCTCCAGAACCCGAACGACAGGAGGATCGCCATTCCCCACGCCGCCCCACGGTGCTGCGATGCGGTCGCACGCCGCTCGGCACGGACCAGGAAGGTCAACAGGATGCTGACAACCAGAGCTGCCTCGAGGCCCTCTCGCAGTCGGTGAGGAACGTCTGTAACACCTGCGGCCTCCAACGTGCGTTCTCGTGGGGTCGGGCGGCCATCAAGGATGCGTCCGGCCTGTTGCAAGGGAGCCTAACAACGATGCCCGGCAGGAATGCAACCACCCGGTCGAAATCGTTTCGGGGACGTCGACGTGGGCGGTTCAACACTCCGGAACCCGCACCGACACGTTGACCGCCAACCCATGCCCCGCGACGTCTCCTTGAAGCGGTCCGACATCGACTCGGCGGTATGCGCGCATCGTCGATCACCTCGGTGAGGTCACCCGAGCCGCCGCCGGATCGCCGGCGATCGCCGGAAACCGGCGGCGTTGATCGCTTTGACCGCCCCATCGTGTTGCGTTCGATGCAGGGCACCTGCACCAGGCCGCTTCACCGGGTCACACGTCGCAGGTGGTGCTCCGCAGCAATCTCGGCCGCCATGAGCGCCTGGTCAGGGTGCCGCCCATCGCCTCGGTAGGCGCTGCACAGCCGCCGCCACGGCGCTCGACACCCCACTTCAGCCATGCAGCCGCCCATCGCCGCCGAAATCGTAGCGCCCTTCTTGAACAACATCACCGACCTCGCCGGCGACCAGCGGGAAGTCGTGAACCACGGTCCGGGTGTCGGGGCCGAACGGTCGTCGGCGTCGTCAGCGAGCACAGGTAATACACGACCTTTGACCAGGATGCAGCGCCAGCGGCGCCGTTGGTGGGCGGCGGTGACGACCCGGCCCAGGTTGACGTTCTCCTCGTTGGTCGCCATCATAAGCGCGCTGATCCGCTACAGCACCTGGCCGAAGTCGTGGTCGCCGCCCCGGATCCGCGCCAGCCAGACGTCGACCGAGTTCTCCTCGGCGAAGGGGAGTCGTCGTCGATCCGGTCCTCGCTGAGCAGCAGCCGCACCACGGCGGCGCCGCTCGGCGCTGGACCCCAAGCCCGCCGGGCAGGGTGCCTGACCCCATGGCAGCCGCGGTACACGCCTCGACCATCACCCGCCCCGTCGTCCAGACCGGCTCGGATCCGCTCGTTGTTGCGCCCCGCCAGTTCGTTTGCCCACACCACGTCGGCGATGCGCCCCTCTGTTGCGACGCAGTGGGGCGCAAGTCGTCAGGTCGCTGGAGTGAAATTACCGCAGGTCGGCCTGACGCCTGCGTGTCCGGTCGGTTCCCGCCTCGCCGAGTTCGTCGTTACCCAGCCCGTCATGTCGCAGCACGAAACCTCCCCACCGAAGTAGGTCGATTTCAGCGAGCGACCCCGGCGCTTGCCACGCACGTCATGGCGTTGGCGTGCCCCGAGGAGAGCACTCGTCGGGGTGGAACACGCTGTCAGGTCAGGTCGAAGGCGATTGGGGCAGAGCGTCCGTCAAGCTGAGCGACCGTCGATGGAGCACCGCCGCAGGTTGGCAATGTCGTCGACGTCGACCGTCACCGGG
Above is a window of Candidatus Microthrix subdominans DNA encoding:
- a CDS encoding L-serine ammonia-lyase, iron-sulfur-dependent, subunit alpha, translated to MATNEENVNLGRVVTAAHQRRRWRCILVKGRVLPVLADDADDRSAPTPGPWFTTSRWSPARSVMLFKKGATISAAMGGCMAEVGCRAPWRRLCSAYRGDGRHPDQALMAAEIAAEHHLRRVTR